The genomic window tggatattcagGAGCCACTGAGTAGCACgtagtaaattacgattgtgtacccatttataTTCCTCCGACTACAGCGCCATCTGCGGCGAAACGAAGGAAATGCTTCAGACAAATTTTAGATTTTGCCGGATAATCGTAacctgcaataaaaaacggggatTCCCATTTAAGATTCCGAAGATGCATCCCCGCGACGCACGCACAGGGTGAAGTGGGGTATCATTGGATGCCCTCTTCCAAGACAAATAAATtcgaattttaactttttttttatacGATAtgaagttttcgagatatttcaatgtaacCAGTTAAAATGAATATCCATTATACAGATGTGAACTGTAACACGATATTACGCTACAATGCCTCGAAACGCTACGTTAAAAATGCATTGCAAATTCAGTCCGAACATCCAAATCTCTCTGCTCGTGATCTTTTTACATATGGCGACCAGGAAGGAGGTCTCATATTAATGTACACTAGCAGATGTCCAGATATCTTTGATTAGGTAGTTTATGTTGACTGCACGTCTTTCAAAATGTCACAGATCTGCTCGAGCAAGTTTGTAGTCAGCCTGTCAGTCGGTGGAAATAGGAAGGACTGGTGGGCAGCTGCCCACTGGGACACTCGGTGTCTGCGTGGGCGGCTTAGCGGAAAGCGTGGCTGCGGGCGACGCCGCCCCCTGGTGAGGCTCCGTCACTGTGACGACTCGTCCACGGCGGCGGCGCGAATGTGCTGCAGTGAGACGGCGCGTGCATTTGTGGCGCCAGTTTCCAAGGCTGCAGTACGCTGTCAGTTGTTTAAACCCGGGTAATCTGtggaatttatttaaataattctctGTGGTAATTGTCTAGCTTTTAAAATCTCGCATCTACATGTATCTTTTTATGACGATCTCGAAAAGTCAGTTTTCTGGAACAGTGGCAGAAGACTAGCAAAATTGTAACACGTAGCCCCAGGACTATAAATAACAGTGAAAGACAGCGGTCATCTGTTGGAATGCTTGTCGAAGTGCTACTGGGCACAATAAATGGCTGCAAATTGCAAGGAAACTAAACTCCATGTAAGGTTGAGGGACATGTAAGGTGGGGGGAAGTAGACGGACAGAGGAGTAGAGAGAAGGTATCAGTATGATGGTTAGTAAGAGCGAAGGAGTAGGGGGACGGGGAAAGGAAAGTCCCTTTTTTTGGGGTAGTATACAATGGTGGCAGTTAAAAATTAGACCAGTAACATGACGTATCATTAAAAAAGTAATAGGTTACCATTTTTAATTGACGATCGAGAAAGTGAGTCCTGAGTCAAtaggaaacttttttttaaattcccatCAATTTTAAGTCAGGGAACTGCCCCACAACAGACGGAGGAGCGTAGTAACAGTCTTCTTAATCTGTTAGCAATGACCAAATTATGCTCTGAAAACTCTGATGGGCAGCTTCTTTTCTCGTTCCCTTTGCGTAGTTCTTACTCTAGTACtcttcttccttctctttcttttctgctATAAAACTACAGCCCGTCATCGCAATACTTCTTCTCCGTTTCGTCTATTTTCTCCCAACAAACATTCTCTGAATTTCATAATCGTCTACAGAGCTAGTAGACAAACTTTTATTATTGTAGTGCGTGTCTGCATCCCGCATGCGTCGGCTGCGATAACGTGTTCACTATGTTTTTCATGGTAGCTTAACTGCATTTCTATTTCCTTATCTGTTGCTTGATCTAGTCTAACATTactgctatttgattttgtatttagaaccctctGGTCTCCTGTCCAGAAGTCAGGTTCTTCCTTCCACGGTATTTCACTAATTCAGagtataacttcaacctatccatttccctttttaaattctctaacctattgACGCTATTGAGAGTAACATTCCACCTTCCAGTCTGTGGCATGCCACTTTTTTCCCGCACGATTACATCCCCCTGACTAGTccatacctccggaatattttgtatAAGATACCACCAGTGATAGAGCAGAGCTTCAGCCAGTCTCAGTAGCAGCACAGGAAGGTCCCATTTTGGCtgacgttacaaggccagagcagtcagTGGTCCAGACTCGGGTCCAGGCAGCTACTTTAATGGCTGCGCTGTGGGCCCTTCAAGTAGGGGGCACCGGCTAGTGAGGCCGTGCCTGCACCTGCCGTACGGCTGTCTGTGCCGTTGAGGCGCACAACACACCAGTAGGGGGACAACCTATGTGccaccccactttccattgttgccaaatttattcaagatggcggcgatgacgtcatccaagatggcggcatgtagacttggcaacagagcatgacatcatccaagatggcggatttttgcgGGAGAATAGTCGaactgtgctacgtccactaacataagcctccagaagaaaaacaaattgcgggaagtttgaattccaacatcctgttggaattcaaacttcccgcaatttttttttcttctggaggcttaggttagtggacagcACAGTCTTTGCATACATTATGCTAATGTATGCAAAAActgtacttattattattattattattattattattaatcatccAACATCACCAATCATCCATCATCCAACATCAccatcatccatcatccatcatcCAACATCATCCATCATCCAAcatcatccatcatccatcatccatcatccatcatccatcatccatcatccatcatccatcatccatcatccatcatccatcatccatcatccatcatccatcatccatcatcaccatcatccatcatcaccatcatccatCATCCAACATCACCATCATCCATCACCCAACATCACCATCACCCAACATCACCATCACCCAACATCACCATCACCCAACATCACCATCACCCAACATCACCATCACCCAACATCACCATCACCCAACATCACCATCACCCAACATCACCATCACCCAACATCACCATCATCCAACATCACCATCATCCAACATCACCATCATCCAACATCACCATCATCCAACATCACCATCATCCAACATCACCATCATCCAACATCACCATCATCCAACATCACCATCATCCAACATCACCATCATCCAATATCACCAATCATCCAATATCACCAATCATCCAATATCACCAATCATCCAATATCACCAATCATCCAATATCACCATcacccatcatcatcatccatcattaTTATAGacctagaaaattccctccaaattcaaacagGGTAGTGCATGCAAAGAGTACTCCATCACTGCCACTCGCTCactgtctgtctgtcactgtctcactcactcactcactgtctcactcactcactcactcactcactcactgtctcactcactcactcactcactcactcactgtctcactcactcactgtctcactcactcactgtctcactcactcactgtctcactcactcactgtctcactcactcactgtctcactcactcactgtctcactcactcactgtctcactcactcactgtctcactcactcactgtctcactcactcactcactgtctcactcactcactgtctcactcactcactgtctcactcactcactgtctcactcactcactgtctcactcactcactgtctcactcactcactgtctcactcactcactgtctcactcactcactgtctcactcactcactgtctcactcactcactgtctcactcactcactgtctcactcactcactgtctcactcactcactgtctcactcactcactgtctcactcactcactgtctcactcactcactgtctcactcactcactgtctcactcactcactgtctcactcactcactgtctcactcactcactgtctcactcactcactgtctcactcactcactgtctcactcactcactgtctcactcactcactgtctcactcactcactgtctcactcactcactgtctcactcactcactgtcaatcattatcatttattattattgacctacctccactagaaaaatccctccaaattcaaattccaacatgataatggctgcaaaaccttacttttgtttattattcactaTCATTTATCGTCATTTGtcattcactatcatttattatcattcattattataggcctacctccactagaaaattgcgccaaattcaaacatgatattctctcgaaaactgtacttctatgtattatcatcatttattatttattggcAGATtctctcggtgagaaagccattctccttacatgcataacaaaaatctatcacaagttcaaatccgcaacaccataattgatcacatcttttttcactggtagcctatcattaTCACGTCAAATAATAAATTGCACTTACAGTAAGGGAATtcatgtcctttgattttgcaggggggaagggactgaagactttatttcaagcagtacggtcataacttgttctccaacacagtcagcacacgcATCTTttatatcgcagtgcagtcaccacgacgtccgcgctccaactgattTAGTTTAAAATTCTCTCCACCCCCTGGCTAGCGCGCGGAGGAACTGCCTACACCTGTCACGTGAGGCGCCTGGCCACTAGCGCGGAGGGCGAGCCCAGCGCctcacgtcgtaaacatgttttcgctggacacgctggaacttgtcgaatttgacgtcacagcggccccttgtccactCACCATGCGTATTCATCaactccgcacgtttcccgccaaaattgtctgcctcggagctgaatcgcacAACGGTCGACCGTTCCCTGAGCAAGTCCGAACCTGCAGATAccgacctcacacagccgttcgccTCGTGTCCTCGTGCgatcgagaacgcagtgctacacttttggcggcaaagtttgttcgacagtggaatccgctATGACTGTATAACAtcacgtttggaccgcactagaacgcccgctaattgactcgctctcgcatgcgcgtaataactgtacaatcgctgcgccaccgccccgcttacgtcacacaccctcgattcacgcgacggacatagccttctgcaGATACCTGGGAAAtgactttatttcagacattatggtcatgcaggtgtattccaactgacttctccatgctcgcacagcgaaactccagagctcAGCTGACGTACAcacggccggctgagcccgctccctggccggctgacgtcaagcagTTTACGGTGCCCGCGCAGCCCCCACAGCCCACAGCCAGCGCCCCAGGTAGACAGCGGCGAGCGGCGCCACAAGCGGTCGCCCGCTCAGCGAGCTCGTAACACCGGACACTATGTttcctgcattatttaggagcagtttgatattgtgcactgaaattaggagctgtttgcgtgtctgccgacagtgcaacatgacaccaggtataTCAGGACGAGTGTTTCttgtatgagagtgataggtatactcgatgcgtaaataaaatgtacgttcagtatttgtgggacgatatagaatatgagagagttcgagttggttgttATATTTTCTACTTGGAGcgtttgttagatcgaattgctgaggtgAGTAGCTACGAGAGCGTGAGGggtgtgattgcagcatatctccgtctctcagtggttaactaaagatggggcgagcaatgttctcggcttaggtgctgggggtgtgctctggccatgtgctagaccgtgtggattgaacaacagtattagggtcacagtttagctagaatatttatacAGAAGTATGTCCGACGCTAGTATACAGGTCCAGACTGTGATGGCGGCGGTCTCGCGCTCGttgtgtgtgagagaggcaaagcagacgattttgagtcatcacaggtgacttaggttagtggcttcgtttgccacaattttcttgtgtttggtagcgaaacacgaactgaccatcagaaatgaatcttggcttatttgtatagacagaatgtgatataagttaatgtaggttagtacacgttagtaaacggaagcaagcaatagtacatgttagccaacgaacatgggtcggtaaaaaggacgtggtggtcgggagggacttgaaatgaaatatttaaagtCCAGGTGGATGTGGCAGTGGCGAAAATTAattccaagtctaggtggacgtgTCAGTTgtccgcatcagagaggttaattaattgatcagattaattaaatagtgatgcggactttgttacattcacttgcggaggcACTAAGCTAGGTGCGCCCGATGGCTCATGTGTACGGACGTGTGTTTTCGCCACGATCCTGGATTAGACaatcgaagcatgtgggctgaataatgagaatcaggtgatcagttagtgagagcgttctttgtctgacagagccacgtggtcgatTGCGCGTTGTGAtgtcaaggaagtttccaactcTCTAGAAAAAACATTCCGTttcccagaaacgtgtaggaagaggttgagtgctggtggcttagtttgaaacaattttcttaggttggtggcggaagcgcaagtgagctttgtttactggcagatttcaaacttggcgctggttcctaggagaaggcggaggtggctgtctggtcctcgaaaagtagttgaaattagggactttaacacgtttgcatacgtatatgaaattgtaaatggaattatttaatatagcggggtggggagagtgaattagcgagtgttctcgcgacgagcaaatgCGCTGTTacacggtcatggtggattccactgtcggtcaaactcttgCGCTAAACGTATCCTTTGTACGGCACGCGGTCGACAGAAAACATCGTGTCCGGTGTTAAGTGCTCGCTGAGCGGGCGACCGCTTGTGGCGCCGCTCGCCGCTGTCTACCTGGGGCGCTGGCTGTGGGCTGTGGGGGCTGCGCGGGCACCGTAAActgcttgacgtcagccggccagggagcgggctcagccggccgtgTGTACGTCAGCTgagctctggagtttcgctgtgcgagcatggagaagtcagttggaatacacctgcatgaccataatgtctgaaataaagtcaTTTCCCAGGTATCtgcagaaggctatgtccgtc from Schistocerca nitens isolate TAMUIC-IGC-003100 chromosome 5, iqSchNite1.1, whole genome shotgun sequence includes these protein-coding regions:
- the LOC126259515 gene encoding histidine-rich glycoprotein-like — protein: MYAKTVLIIIIIIIIINHPTSPIIHHPTSPSSIIHHPTSSIIQHHPSSIIHHPSSIIHHPSSIIHHPSSIIHHPSSIIHHHHHPSSPSSIIQHHHHPSPNITITQHHHHPTSPSPNITITQHHHHPTSPSPNITITQHHHHPTSPSSNITIIQHHHHPTSPSSNITIIQHHHHPTSPSSNITIIQHHHHPISPIIQYHQSSNITNHPISPIIQYHHHPSSSSIIIIDLENSLQIQTG